One Dromiciops gliroides isolate mDroGli1 chromosome 3, mDroGli1.pri, whole genome shotgun sequence DNA segment encodes these proteins:
- the POU4F1 gene encoding POU domain, class 4, transcription factor 1, producing the protein MMSMNSKQPHFAMHPTLPEHKYPSLHSSSEAIRRACLPTPPLQSNIFASLDETLLARAEALAAVDIAVSQGKSHPFKPDATYHTMNSVPCTSTSTVPLAHHHHHHHHHHQALEPGDLLDHISSPSLALMAGGGAGGGGGGGGGHEGSGAGGGGGGGGGGGGGPGGGGAGGGGPGGGGGLLGGSAHPHSHMHGLGHLSHPAAAAMNMPSGLPHPGLVAAAAHHGAAAAAAAAAAGQVAAASAAAAVVGAAGLASICDSDTDPRELEAFAERFKQRRIKLGVTQADVGSALANLKIPGVGSLSQSTICRFESLTLSHNNMIALKPILQAWLEEAEGAQREKMNKPELFNGGEKKRKRTSIAAPEKRSLEAYFAVQPRPSSEKIAAIAEKLDLKKNVVRVWFCNQRQKQKRMKFSATY; encoded by the exons ATGATGTCCATGAACAGCAAACAGCCACATTTTGCCATGCATCCCACCCTACCTGAACACAAATACCCCTCTCTACATTCCAGCTCCGAAGCAATACGAAGAGCCTGTCTACCAACTCCACCG CTGCAGAGCAATATCTTCGCCAGCCTGGACGAGACCCTGCTGGCCCGGGCCGAGGCTCTGGCGGCCGTGGACATCGCCGTGTCCCAGGGCAAGAGCCACCCCTTCAAGCCCGATGCCACCTACCACACCATGAACAGCGTGCCGTGCACCTCCACCTCCACCGTACCGCTGGcgcaccatcaccaccaccaccaccaccaccaccaggcgCTCGAACCCGGCGACCTGCTGGACCacatctcctccccttccctggcGCTCATGGCCGGCGGCGGGGCCGgcggcgggggcggcggcggcggcgggcaCGAAGGGTCCGGcgcgggcggcggcggcggcgggggcggcggcggcggcggcgggccgGGAGGCGGCGGGGCCGGGGGCGGCGGgccgggcggcggcggcggcctcCTGGGCGGCTCGGCCCACCCGCACTCGCACATGCACGGCCTGGGCCACCTGTCGCACCCGGCGGCGGCCGCCATGAACATGCCCTCGGGGCTGCCGCACCCGGGgctggtggcggcggcggcgcaccacggggcggcggcggcggcagcggcggcggcggcgggccaGGTGGCCGCAGCGTCGGCCGCGGCCGCCGTGGTCGGAGCGGCGGGGCTGGCCTCCATCTGCGACTCGGACACGGACCCCCGGGAGCTGGAGGCCTTCGCCGAGCGCTTCAAGCAGCGGCGGATCAAGCTCGGGGTGACGCAGGCCGACGTGGGCTCGGCCCTGGCCAACCTCAAGATCCCCGGGGTGGGCTCCCTGAGCCAGAGCACCATCTGCCGCTTCGAGTCGCTCACGCTGTCGCACAACAACATGATCGCGCTGAAGCCCATCCTGCAGGCGTGGCTGGAGGAGGCCGAGGGCGCGCAGCGCGAGAAAATGAACAAGCCCGAGCTCTTCAACGGAGGCGAGAAGAAGCGCAAGCGGACTTCCATCGCCGCCCCGGAGAAGCGCTCCCTCGAGGCCTACTTCGCCGTGCAGCCCCGGCCCTCCTCCGAGAAGATCGCCGCCATCGCCGAGAAACTGGACCTCAAAAAGAATGTGGTGCGGGTTTGGTTTTGCAAccagagacagaagcagaaaagGATGAAATTCTCCGCCACCTACTGA